In Rhodoferax koreense, a genomic segment contains:
- the gstA gene encoding glutathione transferase GstA, with translation MKLYYSPGACSLSAHIALHESGLAFQAIPAPTKTHQLPDGTDYYTINPLGYVPLLELDDGTRLREGPVIVQYVADQVPLKNLAPANGTLSRYRLQEWLSFIGTELHKGFSPLFNPAMPAEAKAIATTKLLSRYKWLNAELEGKQFLLNDHFTVADGYLFTVTTWAAKVGVDLSGFANIQAFQARIAARPAVQEALRAESQAA, from the coding sequence ATGAAGCTGTACTACTCGCCCGGCGCCTGCTCCCTGTCGGCCCACATCGCGCTGCATGAATCCGGCCTCGCCTTCCAGGCCATTCCCGCGCCCACCAAGACCCACCAGTTGCCCGACGGCACCGACTACTACACCATCAATCCCCTGGGCTACGTACCGCTGCTGGAACTCGACGACGGCACACGGCTGCGCGAAGGCCCGGTCATCGTGCAGTACGTGGCCGACCAGGTGCCGCTGAAGAACCTCGCCCCGGCCAACGGCACGCTGTCGCGCTACCGCCTGCAGGAATGGCTGTCCTTCATCGGCACGGAATTGCACAAGGGTTTCTCGCCGCTGTTCAATCCCGCCATGCCGGCGGAAGCCAAGGCCATCGCCACCACCAAGCTGCTGTCGCGCTACAAGTGGCTCAACGCCGAACTCGAAGGCAAGCAATTCCTGTTGAACGACCACTTCACCGTGGCCGACGGCTACCTGTTCACCGTGACCACCTGGGCCGCGAAGGTGGGCGTGGACCTGTCCGGCTTCGCCAACATCCAGGCGTTCCAGGCCCGCATCGCCGCCCGCCCGGCCGTCCAGGAAGCCTTGCGCGCGGAGAGCCAGGCTGCCTGA